The genomic DNA ATTGTAGTGATggcagtaattaaaaaatacttgagGTTGAAGATGGTGCAGGGGCTCGTAACTCCTGTCTCAGCTGCCAGAACTTTGCTGAGAAGAGCTTTTGGgcttgtgtggtgttttttttcactgtagctGTCAGGCAGTAAGTGGTGGCATGAGGTATGAGAAGGAACTAGGGTTGCCTCACATATAAGGAGAATGTTGTGGGGCATATAGCTGTCACCCAGAGGGCTGGAATGATTTAAGGAAGCAgtgttctggttttcatttgctgtattttgtttatttctgcagcagttccAGAAGTAAAACCTCGAGGTTCTGCtgactgtttcttttcctgggCAGTCCCCGCTTACTAAAAATGTGAATCACCGGTGTGCATGATGTGGTTTGGTGGTTTGAATTATCAGTCAGCTTAGGTAATACATGCTGTCCACTTTTCTATGCAGCATTGGTTAGTAGGTACttggtttttttgctggttAGTAGAATCAGAGCATGTTGTAAATCTAATTATGGAAAATCACCTTCTTTCAGTTGTAGAAGACCTCTAAACTTTGCCTTAGTGAGTGCTAATCAATGACTTGAGGCTTCAGTGCTTGGTAAGTGGGGCTACATCTGGCTGGCAACTGGTCTCCAGcgtgttcctcagggctcagttcTAGGGCCAGTCCTGTTCAATATATgtatcaatgatctggatgcaggagctgaatgcaccattagcaagtttgctgatgacaccaaactgggaggtgctgttggCTGTCTTGGGCAGCAAGAGGCCTTGCAGAGAGATCTAGATAGACTGAAGCATTGAGCTACAattaatgggatgaaatttaacaaaGCCAGaagctggattttgcacctgggatgGAATCATGCCGGGCACAAGTATAAGTTGggagaagagtggctggagagcagcccccagaAAGGGATGTGGGTGCTGGTTGACAGCAGCTCAACAGGAGCCACCAGTgagccctggcagcccagagGGCAAACCCTGTCCTGGGGTGCAGCAAACGCAGCATCACCAGCCGGCCAAaagaggtgattgtcccgctgtATCAGTGTTGGTGCCGCCTCACCTGAGTGCTGTGCGCAGCTCTGGGCCACACAATTGGAGAAGaatgtgaaggtccttgaatgcatccagaggagggcaacaaagctggtgaaagggctggaaggaatgtcctgtgaggagtgGCCAAGGACTCTgggcttgtctagtttggagagaagaaggctgaggggcgacctcatggctctgcagcttcctgaggaggggacgtggaggagctgctgagctcttctccctggggtCCACTGATAAgacatgtgggaatggttcaaagctccCCTAGGGGAGGCTTAGACTGggcattaggaaacatttatttactgagagggtggtcaaacaccggaacaggcttcctagagaggtggttgatcCCCCAAGCCAGTctgtgtttaagaggcatttggacagtGCCCTTAATAACAGGCTTTAACTTGGTCAGttctgaagtggtcaggcacttggactagatgattcgtgtaggtcccttccaactgaaatgttcTATTCTAATTTCATGTATTTCCTGGATTTCATGAGATCTGTCATTGGTGTAAATCAGCATACTGCCGAATGGCTTGGGGAGCTGCTTAAGggggtggtgtttggttttttttctgccatgtgAATGGTTTTTCTGGAAGGCTGAGTCTTTGGTTTGTGAGTCACTTGTGGTCTGTGACTCTCTGTTCCTCAAATTTTGATCAGTAATAATGTGTTAACTCTGGCTTGATTACACTTATAGTCATGCTTTCACTtaatttgaaaaactgaaaataccttttctgttttcttttggttttgaaggtGTATCTGACcaattttctgtgtgtttctggcTTGACCTTCGATGCTTTCCTCTGTTGTTTCCATTGCTGACTTGTCTAAGTTATGGGCTGGCTGTATATATTCCCATGTCAGGAGATTAATCATTGGCTACAgaatcaggatttttttatttttcctgtcagACCATCTGTGTGAATGATCTTTTACCCATTTTTCTGCAAGCAGTCAAACCTTGTAAGACAATCAGCTGCTGAAAtgggttttatttattactgaGTTGTTGTTGGAGTGCTTGCATTTGTCCTGTGGTCAGCTAATTAAGTCTGAAACGATAACTATTTAAATATGTGgttctctttttcctgttcaCCATTTTAACATCTGGTCTGTTGAATATGGCTATGTATGACAGAGCTCTctgaaaaatggggtttttgCTTTGTCACAGTTGCGAAGTCCTATCCTTCTTGAGGTTTTAAGTTGCTTTCATGTATATACCTTTCTCCCCCAAGGTTTTAATTTGGTGAGAGAAACAGGACAACATGGGGCTGCCATAGCCTTGTAATTTTGCATACCCTTTCTTAAGATTGCAACCGCAAAATTGGTATCAGCATTGTGGTTTACCCGTATTGGTTTACTCTGCTTTTGCTATAACTCCCCtagctgaaaaagcaaaaagaaatggaacTCTGAAGGTGTGCTTGTACAACTGGACATCTTGCCACTTTCAATGAAGCAAGCTGTGAAGACATTACAATGTAGGGAACTTGGTGTAGTGAAACTCAAGTGTGAGATTGTATGGATGGGGCAGGGTGGTATTTATTTGCcaaaaaatgagtttattttcaTGCATTCACGTGATTCGATACATAGACAACATTGGCACACGCTCTCCACGACATACTCAGAAGCACCAACACGTGTATATGCAGGTTGTGTGGCCAGGATCAGTTGTGTGCAACACATATGACAAGGGACACTGGCTGTCAAGAATTTATCACACCACTGGGGTTCTTCATGGCACTACAAACTAGTTTTTGGACGAGTCCACCATACCCTTCAGGAGTCATCAGCTGGTATGGGATGGGCCTTTGCTGTAGACACTTGCTGACTTCAGGCTCCATAAATCTTGGGCCAAGCTAtttcctgtttatttatttatttttacttttatattttttttaacctttttgttattttttccttttctgaatgcACTTTTGAAGTACATGCATTAGCGTCTGTTTTTCTGTTGGGCCAACAGGCAAAGGAATCATGCTTGTGATATGCTGCAATCGTCTAGGCTGTGGTCTTACCAGAGTGTAGACCTTTTGGCCATGACATAAACAGCACATTTCTCAATTTTGCTGCTGGGAATAGTGTCCTGAAAACAATGTCCAGAGAATGCTGTTCTTCATTATTGGTACAGGCTGTTCTTTTAACCCTTTGATCTGCTGTTCCTTCTCATGTGTGtacacacactcacactctCTTACAGTCATACTGCAGTCATGCCCATCttaatatttctgttgaaattcTTGACAACAGtcatcttcaaaacaaaaaatagcaaGTAAATCttaaaggaattaaaaagaaaagtaaaaagtgCACATTTTTGTGGCAGGCTGTTCAGACTGAATGTTAACAGCTGCAGTTGTAAAGGAAGAATTTATGTTTGATGGGGAGAAGTTGAAAATCTAACTTTCCCACGTTTCTAGGGCCAGATTGCTCAGGAGGAGTTTTGGAAGCTTTTCTGTACTTTGCATGCAGTGAGATCCTCCTCTGCCTTGTTATTTCAAACTTCCCATCTGGTTTATTTGTTCAATAGAACTGCAAGTACTGGATGTATTCTCTCTGGAACTGTTTCTAGATGGGCAGTCTTACTGCcttctttaataaaaacattcctTTGCTCTTGAGTAACTTCCTTGCAAGCTACAGCATTTTCAAGGCATTCCATCTATAAATTGCACATCATGAAAAATACTTGCTGTATATACAACCAGtttgtattaataaataaaccaTATTAATAACACAGATGGCAGGCGTgggtttgttctgtttgttgttttgttttgtttttttcttggcaaataATCCCCACACACTTTTGTCAGTGGAGGGTCCTGATATCAGAATCGGTCAAGTCAACATAACTCACTGTTATAATAAGATTTAATTGTAAGCGCTGAAGTCCACTGTGCAGTCTGCAAGGGGATATGATGTTTTCTCACCTTGTTTCTCTCCTttatttccctctccctctgtATTTACAGGTTATCCTAACATTTGTCTGCGTGTTGACGAAGGAATCTGTAGAAATTGCTCCAGTGCCATATATGCTGCAAGTCCATCAGGTACCTTTGGATGGAACAGACCCCTCAAACCCCttgaggagagaaaagaggcaGGTGCAGTGTCAACTAGGACAATATCTACATCCCAGAGGGACCCACTGCTGCATGAGGTGCCATGCAGGTACgtgaaataaatacagtaatatTAGTGACGTTCACCTTAGAGGCTTTTCCCTGTCCTGCACTCTCAAACTATCTCTGTCCTACAGCTACATCAGTGCTCCCTTCCCTTGGTAGCTGTCGCTACCTAGAGGAATTCTTAGTCCTTATCTCTTCTTCTGGGCTGTTAGTGTTCTTCACAGTGGTGAGAGGAACGATGCTCAGTCCTTACACATTCAACTCCAGAGTTTCTCTGAGGAATCAGTGACACCCATCCTCCATAAGACAACAGGTTTGCCTTCCTGTCAGAGCTCTGTTAAATGATTTTCTTGCAGGTACCTACAAGGCAAAAGACTGTGATCGTCCTGACCAGGCACCTCTCTGTCTTCAGTGTCCTAATGGCACATTCACAGCTGTTGATAACACCATGTCTAAATGCTTCCAGTGTACACACTGCCGTACACGTGAGTTATCTACCGGACCTGAGGAAAATGGGTGGTAGCGGCAAGTagggggctggaggggatggTAAGGTGAGCAAGGCAGCTTGGAAAAGTAAGCAATGGAATGGGCAGAAAGACAGTGTATGGGAAAGgattggggacagcaggaataAGGGTTGCCAAATTACTACAGTCTGAGACACCGTTTGCAGGCCTTTTTGGCTGTTCTCTGGGAATATTAGGGGATAACAACACCTGTCATCATAACGGTACTCTCAGATGAAGATGAGGGAAGAGATTAGGATAATcgcttctcctttttttcctcagaattcCAGCAGATAGTAGAGACTCCTTGCAGCCCAAAGCAAGATACTGTGTGTGGCTGCCGGAAGAATAAATACCAGGTTGGCCCCTTGGATCTCTTCCAGTGTAGgaactgcagctcctgtgtcAATGGGATTATTATTGCCAACTGTGAGTATGGCATGGATATGGCACCAGTATGGACATACTGTACCAGGGTAGACATTAGCAGCcctctgtttgctttctgacaTGCTGCAGTGCCTTGCCCTGAAGTGACTAGTTTTGGAACAACTCTTGGTTTTCCCTGCCCCCTGTCCCTAGAAAGACTGCcattttctgcttattttggCATCAATCCCTGTTTTTTATCACAGCTTCTACCTTCCTTTTGTCTTTGAATAATTTCTTGGTTTTGGCTGTAGTGAGGAGCTATTTTCCACATAATTTAGGTACCTCTGTCTTGCATGTACTGAAGCAAGGTCTTCATGCTCTGGAGCAGATTTCCCCCTTGCCTgccttttttgtctttcccctGATGCTTCATTGTGTTTCCCTCATCAACTGCTGGAAGCCCTTTGAGTACAGTGGCTGAAAATACCGCTGGTCCCAGTGCCCAGCTGAACTGCTTGTCAGTCAGTTGCTGAACCACCACAGTGTACTGTGCAGTGTTTTAAAGTAAAGAGCTGCTCAAGTAATGCTGAACTGTACTCAGTGGCATTGGGCATGACCTGGGGATGGTGCAGGTGTCTGGGAGAAGTACCCATGTTAGCTGTCCCAAGCTGCCTCATCTCCAGTCAGGAATCGGAGATCTTAACCAAATGCCGCTTTGTCACCCTCCAGTTTGTCCTGTAATCCAGTTCTGTTCATGACCTTTCAATGTTCCTTACTTTGTTGTCCTCTTTTTTGCAAATTCTGCTTCTCTTGatctttttcctgtctcttacCCTGCTTAGCATGAGGTTTGCTGTCTCACTGGTGAATGCATTCCCTTTGGTGCTCGGTAATCTCTGTCATGGTTTCCACACTTATATCTGTCCTCAAGGGTCGTCATTGTACGTTGCTCTTGAGCAATTTCCTTCCCCCTTGGCTGATGTAGAACTGTTTTAGTCCTGTCCCTTGCTTGCTGCAGAATGCATGCTGCTTGTTCTAGTaccttttcccctcccctcatGCAGCATTATGTCCTTCCATCACTGTTCTTGCCTGTTCCTGTCCACACCTGTTTTACTCAGTCTCCATTCAGCAACTTGTTTAGAAGCAATAGCTCCTTCATTTCTTACCCCTTCCACTCACAGCATAGTAGATGAGAAGAGTGGATATGTGTCCCATGTCTTGAAGTGATTTCTCCCTACCCTGAACTGACTTCCTCACCAGTCTCAGCTGCTCAGGGACCACTTCTCGCTCATCTTTGCCTGACTAATGTGATTTCTCCTTCCTGTCATGCTTGAACTTGAGTGACTTTCCCCGCCTTTGTGCTGGAACTGTCATCATCCATTAGAACAATTTCAGCTGCACTCTAATTTTGGTCCCTTTCCAAGCCTCTGCAGAGGTCCTCGACCTACCAGGACAGTAGTACccttacttttttttatttttatcctccCCAACTCTGTCCTCAAACATAGACTGAATCCTCTTCTTCAGTAGCAGTTCCCCTGGGTCAAAGAGGGATAATCTTCCACCCATCTTGGAgtgaatttttctccttttgttttcttctttgtccaGACTATGGCAACggtttcttctttcctctacAGGTTCAAAGAACAGAGACACAATTTGCAGGTGTAAGCCTCAGTTCTTCCTGTCACTTAATAATGTTTGCAAGCCTTGCAGCAGgtgagcttttttctttgtgtgccCCTCCactgagcaggacagagaccAGACACAGGCTGCACAGGGGGAGGGAAATTTTTCTCAAGGCTTTGTCCATCTTGATGTAACTTTACAACATTCTGCCTTTCTGAGGTGATTGGGTCTTCCTctgtgccacgctggccttcTTGTAGGCGTCAGCCCACTAAGAACCCAAAGTCACTAGCCACACTGCAATCCTCTGCTTTTCAGGCTCATCTTGACTGGTTTGTTACTTTGGATTGTTGCAAATGGCTTATGTGTCATTTCATGCATGCTCACCTCTCTGATTTGCTCTTTCAGCTGCAATGGAGAAGAATGTTTGCAGTGTCATAGCCCAGTGACTACCTCACCGACTTCGTCTGGGCCGAGTGAGTACTGGCGGAACTGAGGGACAGTGGAATCTTTTTCAGTGTGGGCTTTTGTTCTGTTAATGCCTTTTataaagtgttatttttctctactttctcaaaccatttttctttttctacctaCCATTTGCATGCCTTCACTTGCTGTTCTTCCTCTGGCACctacttctttctttctcagtcatTTGCCGTCTCTCTTTTGTCCAGATGGGAGCCTTATCCTTGGCATCATCGTTGCAATATTTGGAGTTATCTCTGTCCTGTACATTGTAAATAAAGTAGTGAAGCTGGTCCGGGAAAATGGGATAACATCTTTCTACTCCTGTGGTGAGTACAGCAGCATGTGCAGTGATACTAATTGGGATAGACATCGTTCTCTGTGCATTtgtgtatgcacacacatgaggggggaaaaagtggGATCTCATTACCCTGCTTTGCTGCAAGACCAGAGGAACATGAGAATTTGACAGCTAACCTTATTGGTGCAGTTCTAGCAACTCTGCATCCATGCCCATAGCTGTGACTGGAAGTGCATGTGAGCTCATTGCTGGGACATGTGCATTTTGCTGTAAAACCTTTTTGAGGGTAGGATTGTGAATAgctgctttcctgttttctctgggATGAGGggaagtgaaaataatttctgctttcttttttcttttctttaaagttgCT from Caloenas nicobarica isolate bCalNic1 chromosome 1, bCalNic1.hap1, whole genome shotgun sequence includes the following:
- the TNFRSF1A gene encoding tumor necrosis factor receptor superfamily member 1A isoform X1, with protein sequence MRGPALPCSSLGTVILTFVCVLTKESVEIAPVPYMLQVHQVPLDGTDPSNPLRREKRQVQCQLGQYLHPRGTHCCMRCHAGTYKAKDCDRPDQAPLCLQCPNGTFTAVDNTMSKCFQCTHCRTQFQQIVETPCSPKQDTVCGCRKNKYQVGPLDLFQCRNCSSCVNGIIIANCSKNRDTICRCKPQFFLSLNNVCKPCSSCNGEECLQCHSPVTTSPTSSGPNGSLILGIIVAIFGVISVLYIVNKVVKLVRENGITSFYSCVALPQTTKEPVSEVEVKRSEISILLPEPQKETELLVNAAPLPAPLPQSSHELPDCVRPARKTQLPDNPAILYTVVDYVPPSRWKEFVRRLGLSDHDLERIEMEHRRLRDAQYEMLRLWKLQMGHAATVENISCVLNQMELSGCSEAIQEALLNQNSLQPCSLHSHL
- the TNFRSF1A gene encoding tumor necrosis factor receptor superfamily member 1A isoform X2; the encoded protein is MLQVHQVPLDGTDPSNPLRREKRQVQCQLGQYLHPRGTHCCMRCHAGTYKAKDCDRPDQAPLCLQCPNGTFTAVDNTMSKCFQCTHCRTQFQQIVETPCSPKQDTVCGCRKNKYQVGPLDLFQCRNCSSCVNGIIIANCSKNRDTICRCKPQFFLSLNNVCKPCSSCNGEECLQCHSPVTTSPTSSGPNGSLILGIIVAIFGVISVLYIVNKVVKLVRENGITSFYSCVALPQTTKEPVSEVEVKRSEISILLPEPQKETELLVNAAPLPAPLPQSSHELPDCVRPARKTQLPDNPAILYTVVDYVPPSRWKEFVRRLGLSDHDLERIEMEHRRLRDAQYEMLRLWKLQMGHAATVENISCVLNQMELSGCSEAIQEALLNQNSLQPCSLHSHL